In a genomic window of Thunnus thynnus chromosome 16, fThuThy2.1, whole genome shotgun sequence:
- the si:ch211-266g18.10 gene encoding axoneme-associated protein mst101(2) isoform X3, with the protein MTEGDKSGPSSAASEPNAAAAAPPASSEKPKGLGLLNKLRVSVELMIALAALLSWVVVGVVMFDFVEYKAVPDIQQIITDPVQAVNDAVDEVSSLLNKFQECAPDLSDPMSAATYAADEIAEAKDGFVRYFSDEEGNFYLSYVDPVIIGRRAFHSTNDLVCGVVGSIRDTLCAIMDTIIDIILAINRGIIDLGFIDPVVIGRNVFSVTNDTVGVIMGYIQDALCFILDSVLDIMKDVQHSVGFSPMAVLKRTAEITTEQINMLVSYFSTLLMGEQGILPEVSIDPMKVVEDAVLEVSDKKDLFMAYISSMFVGDQGEPLATPVVDVVTEKDEISPADINLVRRKGEFLPPFEKVTEIMHAAKHEAVPAPEISEAPDSKMEEEEETEVPTEADGKETEEDDVKHAGLEETELEPSLKDEEILDAADSEEEKQEEAKEVDAVEEEEEEEEIKTEEDGAHMENEEEQEEEKEEGSVDTEKEEEDFKIEDDDNEQEEEEDIKTEEAEVKEEEELEEEEEAKTAENLVEYSEEEEETKTEEEVVEDEEDGEEEEEDEEEEEAAKTEEDFVEDEEEEEEEEEEAKAEEDFVEDEDEEKIEETKTEDEEEEEEEEEEEDGEEETKTEEGLGEEEEEEEEEEEEEETKLEEVLGQDEEEEEEEETKTEDMVEDEEEEEEEEEEEETKLAEALAQDEEEKESEEEEAITEEDVVEADEEEEEEEETEAAAATIDKDMETRDYDHEDDKEKDLHGDEDTDVKDQSVKTDWDDQALEEEDYKAVEEEKEEEKEPSVQHLHLEILSAEQLNDDSLVSESDDEDEEETMTSPHVHDKDEHADIVDDHDENNNNSENGKTEPKRKRKVHIPAERVRRVGSRAAHKEEHKQHDKVLKDAKERHAIKEVKDALMKDLKATEIEKEEKKENKTKVEKTVAIKPKEEKPKKEAKPEVKPTEKIPEKPKEEPQKKKVPKPSKEKKEVKKPSKEEKKEKKHLKEEKEAKKPPKEDKEVKKSPKEEKEVKKPLKEEKEVKKPLKEEKEVKKPPKEEKEVKKPPKEEKELKKPPKEEKEAKKLPKEEKEEKKPHKEEKEVKKPHRVEKEEKKHLKEEKEEKKPHKEEKEVKKPHRVEKEEKKHLEEEKEEKKPHKEEKEVKKPHRVEKEEKKHLKEEKEEKKPHKEEKEVKKPHRVEKEEKKHLKEEKEEKKPHKEEKEVKKPHRVEKEEKKHLKEEKEEKKPLKEEKEVKKPHRVEKEEKKHLKEEKEEKKPLKEEKEVKKPHRVEKEEKKHLKEEKEKKPPKEEKEVKKHLKEEKMPHNVTLFKKEREDKKPSKEETAEKKHVEKKEVKKPLKEEKEEKEAKKPSKEEKEDQKPSKEKKIQPSKKEREDEKALEEKRKMKEKVQKPSEKEKELKKLPKEEKEMKKPSAEEKPHRKEKEPTKKEKEPTELHKEEKEPAHPKVVHELKKHLREKEEELLHPKEEREPKKPSKEEKEPEKPPKKAKEVTKPPKEEKVVAKPPKVEPEKISKEKKQPVSKEVKEEKKERHLKEEVVPKKPSKEEKEPSKHPKMEEKERKGPTKKETEPKKLSKEEDREELSKEKKEVKISKVVKEVKKIHKEEHEPKKTSKKETEPTKPSKEEKEVKKAPKEDKEPAKKKDIKTEAKPQKAARGIKVVKKEVASVLKKEHLNVTKAAVEYKKPVKVLKAAKKHIIPVLKKEHMNVTKTEGREVTKVKAKPEPPKTKKVAAPKEPKKESKQKIKRKPGKPDIDEVKEKKKTIPTKKETEVSKPKVKPTPVHKDAEVTKEKAKHAPSKKEVPKEKAKAAPAKKEAAAPKEKPEPVILKKGHGGPARNASLVKEKVKIVPMKKDVKVAKEKVKAVFAKTTAEVSKQKPKPVHIKRETAPLRIKPSLVVKEAGAPQKNVSLTKEKAKVVPLKKEAVLKEKAKAKTSQKEHEAKPVHAKKEPEATKEKPKPAHEKKAPSKSEETKKEKVKSLLRKKEPKVPEEKVKPKAMLREKAKPVRVKKELETCKEKDKPAAVKKVMSKEKTKPVRVKKEDRVLKEIQESAKKEKSAEKKATKEEKVKAEPAVSDSFLMDEELPYFQCFFVDEDEAQFPFYAFSPL; encoded by the exons ATGACTGAAG GGGACAAATCCGGCCCCTCGTCCGCCGCCAGTGAGCCCAATGCAGCAGCCGCAGCACCACCGGCGAGCTCTGAGAAACCTAAAGGTCTGGGGCTCCTCAATAAGCTGAGAGTGTCTGTGGAGCTGATGATTGCTCTGGCTGCTCTGCTGTCCTGGGTGGTGGTGGGAGTGGTGATGTTTGACTTTGTGGAGTACAAAGCAGTCCCTG ACATTCAGCAAATCATTACGGACCCTGTGCAAGCTGTAAATGATGCTGTTGATGAAGTATCCAGTCTGCTCAATAAGTTTCAAG AATGTGCGCCTGATTTAAGTGACCCCATGTCTGCTGCCACTTATGCGGCAGATGAAATAGCAGAAGCAAAGGATGGATTTGTTCGATATTTCTCAGATGAGGAGG GAAACTTCTACCTCAGCTACGTTGACCCTGTAATCATTGGCAGACGAGCTTTCCATTCAACTAATGACCTTGTGTGTGGAGTGGTGGGATCCATCAGGGACACACTCTGTGCTATCATGGATACTATAATTGATATTATATTGGCTATAAATAGAG gaATCATTGACCTTGGCTTCATCGACCCCGTGGTAATTGGCAGAAATGTCTTCAGTGTTACAAATGACACTGTGGGTGTAATAATGGGCTACATCCAGGATGCGCTCTGCTTCATTTTAGACAGTGTACTGGATATAATGAAAG ATGTCCAGCATTCTGTGGGATTCAGTCCTATGGCAGTCCTGAAGAGAACAGCAGAAATCACCACAGAACAGATTAACATGCTTGTGAGCTACTTCTCCACATTGCTGATGGGTGAACAAG GAATCTTGCCTGAGGTGTCCATTGACCCCATGAAAGTTGTTGAGGACGCTGTGTTGGAGGTCTCAGACAAGAAAGATTTGTTCATGGCTTATATATCAAGCATGTTCGTTGGTGATCAAG gTGAACCTCTTGCCACACCAGTTGTAGATGTAGTAACTGAAAAAg aTGAAATTTCTCCGGCTGATATTAATTTGGTCAGAAGGAAAG GTGAATTTCTGCCACCTTTCGAGAAAG TTACAGAGATCATGCACGCTGCCAAACATGAAGCTGTTCCTGCTCCAGAGATAAGTGAAGCCCCAGACTcaaagatggaggaggaggaggagactgaGGTTCCAACTGAAGCAGATGgcaaagagacagaggaagatgatg TGAAACATGCCGGCCTTGAAGAAACAGAACTCGAACCGTCACTGAAAGATGAGGAAATCCTTGATGCTGCTGACagtgaggaggagaaacaggaagaaGCAAAAGAGGTTGATGCtgtagaagaggaggaggaggaggaggagattaaAACAGAGGAGGATGGAGCACACATGGAAAatgaggaagagcaggaggaggaaaaagaggaaggaagtgTTGAcacagaaaaggaggaggaggacttcAAAATAGAGGATGATGACAacgaacaagaagaagaagaagatattaAAACAGAGGAGGCTGAAgtaaaggaagaggaggagctggaggaggaggaggaggccaaaACTGCAGAAAATTTGGTTGAatattcagaggaggaggaagaaacaaaaacagaagaagaggtggtagaagatgaggaggacggggaggaggaggaagaggatgaggaggaggaggaggcagccaAAACTGAAGAAGATTTTgtagaagatgaggaggaggaggaggaggaagaggaggaggccaaAGCTGAAGAAGATTTTGTagaagatgaggatgaggagaaaatagaagagacaaaaactgaagatgaggaggaggaggaggaggaggaggaggaggaagatggggAGGAGGAGACCAAAACTGAAGAAGGTttgggagaagaggaggaagaggaagaggaagaggaggaggaggaggagaccaAATTGGAAGAAGTTTTGGGacaagatgaggaggaagaggaggaggaggagacaaaaacagaagacatggttgaagatgaggaggaagaggaagaggaggaggaggaggaggagaccaAATTGGCAGAAGCTTTGGCAcaagatgaggaggagaaggagagtgaggaggaggaggcaatAACAGAAGAAGATGTTGTAGAGGCtgacgaggaggaagaggaggaggaggagactgaagctgctgctgccaccatTGATAAAGATATGGAGACCAGAGATTATGACCATGaagatgacaaagaaaaagatctTCATGGTGATGAAGATACTGATGTCAAAGATCAATCTGTAAAAACTGATTGGGACGATCAGGCTCTAGAGGAGGAAGATTATAAGGCAgtggaagaagagaaggaagaagaaaaagagccATCAGTCCAACATCTTCATCTTGAAATTCTGTCAGCTGAACAGCTCAATGATGACAGTTTAGTATCTGAAtctgatgatgaggatgaagaagaaaCGATGACTTCACCACATGTTCACGACAAAGACGAACACGCTGACATCGTCGATGATCACGatgagaacaacaacaacagcgaGAACGGGAAAACTGAACCTAAACGAAAGAGGAAGGTTCATATTCCCGCTGAGAGAGTCAGAAGAGTCGGATCCAGAGCTGCTCACAAAGaagaacacaaacaacatgataAAG TTCTCAAAGATGCAAAGGAAAGACACGCTATAAAAGAAGTTAAAGATGCCCTTATGAAAG ACCTAAAAGCCACAGAAAttgaaaaggaggagaaaaaggagaacaaaACCAAAGTTGAGAAAACCGTGGCGATAAAACCAAAGGAAGAAAAGCCAAAGAAGGAGGCCAAACCTGAGGTAAAACCTACTGAGAAGATACCAGAGAAGCCCAAAG AAGAACCCCAGAAGAAGAAAGTACCAAAGCCTTctaaggaaaagaaagaagtgaaGAAACCCTccaaagaagagaagaaggaaaagaagcatctaaaagaagagaaagaagccAAGAAACCACCTAAAGAAGATAAAGAAGTCAAGAAATCTCccaaagaagagaaagaagtcAAGAAACCActcaaagaagagaaagaagttaAGAAACCacttaaagaagaaaaagaagtcaAGAAACCTCccaaagaggagaaagaagtcAAGAAACCTCccaaagaggagaaagaattGAAGAAACCACccaaagaggagaaagaagccAAGAAACTACccaaagaagagaaagaggagaagaaacctcataaagaagagaaagaagtcAAGAAACCACATAGAgtagagaaagaggagaagaaacatctcaaagaagagaaagaggagaagaaacctcataaagaagagaaagaagtcAAGAAACCACATAGAgtagagaaagaggagaagaaacatctcgaagaagagaaagaggagaagaaacctcataaagaagagaaagaagtcAAGAAACCACATAGAgtagagaaagaggagaagaaacatctcaaagaagagaaagaagagaagaaacctcataaagaagagaaagaagtcAAGAAACCACATAGAgtagagaaagaggagaagaaacatctcaaagaagagaaagaggagaagaaacctcataaagaagagaaagaagtcAAGAAACCACATAGAgtagagaaagaggagaagaaacatctcaaagaagagaaagaggagaagaaacctcttaaagaagagaaagaagtcAAGAAACCACATAGAgtagagaaagaggagaagaaacatctcaaagaagagaaagaggagaagaaacctcttaaagaagagaaagaagtcAAGAAACCACATAGAgtagagaaagaggagaagaaacatctcaaagaagagaaagagaagaaacctcccaaagaagagaaagaagtgaAGAAACATCTCAAAGAAGAGAAGATGCCACACAACGTGACACTTTTCAAGAAGGAGAGGGAAGACAAGAAGCCTTCTAAGGAAGAGACAGCGGAGAAGAAGCATGTggagaaaaaagaagtgaagaaaCCTCtaaaagaagagaaggaggaaaaagaagcGAAGAAGCCCTctaaagaagagaaagaagatcAAAAGCCatctaaagaaaagaaaatacagccgtccaagaaagagagggaagacgAGAAGGCTCttgaagaaaagagaaaaatgaaggaaaaagttCAAAAGCCTTCCGAAAAGGAAAAAGAACTGAAGAAGCTTCctaaagaagagaaagaaatgaagaaacCTTCTGCGGAGGAAAAACCTCACCGAAAAGAGAAAGAACCaactaaaaaggaaaaagaaccAACAGAACTCcacaaagaagagaaagaacCAGCACATCCTAAAGTGGTACATGAACTCAAAAAGCATctcagagaaaaggaggaagaattACTGCAtccaaaagaagaaagagaaccAAAGAAGCcctcaaaagaagaaaaagaaccaGAAAAACCACCTAAGAAGGCCAAAGAAGTAACAAAGCCTCcaaaagaagagaaagtagTAGCAAAACCTCCAAAAGTAGAACCAGAAAAGATctcaaaagagaagaaacaaccAGTTTCTAAAGAggtgaaagaggaaaagaaagagaggcaTCTCAAAGAAGAGGTAGTACCAAAGAAACCAtctaaagaagaaaaagagccTTCAAAACATcctaaaatggaagaaaaagaaagaaaagggcCTACCAAAAAAGAGACAGAACCAAAGAAGCTGtctaaagaagaagacagagaggaactgtccaaagaaaagaaagaggttAAGATTTCTAAAGTAGTAAAAGAGGTCAAGAAGATTCACAAAGAAGAACATGAACCAAAGAAGACCTCTAAGAAGGAAACTGAACCAACAAAGCCTTctaaagaggagaaagaagtcAAGAAGGCTCCCAAAGAAGACAAAGAACCTGCAAAGAAGAAAGACATTAAGACAG aagctaaaccCCAAAAGGCTGCAAGAGGAATTAAAGTAGTCAAGAAGGAGGTTGCATCTGTCCTGAAGAAGGAACATCTTAATGTAACAAAAGCAG CTGTTGAATACAAGAAGCCTGTAAAGGTCCTGAAAGCTGCTAAAAAGCACATAATCCCTGTCCTGAAAAAGGAACATATGAATGTCACAAAAACAG AGGGTCGTGAAGTTACTAAGGTGAAAGCCAAACCAGAACCtccaaagacaaagaaag TGGCAGCTCCCAAGGAGCCCAAGAaggaatcaaaacaaaaaatcaaacgTAAACCTGGAAAACCTG ATATTGATGAagtgaaggaaaagaaaaaaacaatcccAACAAAGAAAG AAACTGAAGTTTCTAAACCAAAGGTCAAACCTACACCTGTTCATAAAG ATGCTGAAGTTACCAAAGAAAAAGCCAAACATGCTCCTTCAAAGAAGG AAGTTCCAAAGGAAAAGGCCAAAGCAGCTCCGGCTAAGAAAG AGGCAGCTGCTCCAAAAGAAAAGCCTGAGCCAGTTATCTTGAAAAAAG GACATGGAGGCCCTGCCAGAAATGCCTCCCTGGTGAAAGAGAAAGTCAAAATAGTGCCTATGAAGAAAG ATGTCAAGGTGGCAAAGGAGAAAGTCAAAGCAGTATTTGCAAAGACAA cagCTGAGGTTTCAAAACAGAAGCCCAAACCAGTTCATATAAAGAGGG AAACTGCTCCACTCAGGATAAAACCATCTCTGGTAGTCAAAG AAGCAGGAGCCCCACAGAAAAATGTCTCTCTAACAAAGGAAAAAGCGAAGGTGGTGCCATTGAAGAAAG AAGCTGTTCTGAAAGAAAAGGCAAAAGCAAAAACTTCACAGAAAG AACATGAGGCTAAGCCAGTTCATGCCAAAAAAG AGCCGGAGGCTACAAAGGAGAAGCCTAAACCAGCTCATGAAAAGAAAG CTCCTTCTAAAtcagaggaaacaaagaaagaaaaggtcaAATCACTCCTAAGGAAAAAAG AGCCAAAAGTCCCAGAGGAGAAAGTCAAACCAAAAG CCATGTTGAGGGAAAAGGCCAAGCCAGTCCGTGTGAAGAAAG AACTGGAGACTtgtaaagaaaaagacaaacctGCTGCAGTGAAGAAAG TCATGTCTAAGGAAAAGACCAAACCAGTCCGTGTGAAGAAAG AAGACAGAGTTCTTAAAGAGATACAGGAGTCGGCAAAGAAAG aaaaatcTGCTGAGAAGAAAGCTACCAAAGAGGAAAAAGTAAAAG CAGAGCCGGCTGTATCAGACAGCTTTCTTATGGATG AAGAGCTGCCCTACTTCCAGTGTTTCTTTGTGGACGAGGATGAGGCCCAGTTTCCATTCTATGCCTTCTCACCATTGTAG